Below is a window of Desulfuribacillus stibiiarsenatis DNA.
AGTAGTAATCGATCTTTTAATATTTTTAACTCTTTCACATGATGGATATAGTTACCCATTATTGCATCTACTAAAAACAATAGGTACTCTCGTTCATCAAAAGGTATGTTATCGATATCATGCTCTAAAACCGATTCTCTCTGTGAATGACTACTTTGTACCATATCTTCTAGCTTCTTTTCTAAAATAGGATTGCATGTATGGATTTTCATATCCTTCCCCCTATATGATTGAAGACTCAGCTCACATTCTCTTATTTATGTGCAACATACGGTTCTGGCTCGTAGTAAGGTTGCCAAGCTACTACTTGGTATTGGTCGCTATCGTCTAAGCTTTTAATCATAGTTATATGCCATCTACCAGATGAGCTTAGATACATCTTCGAACAGAAACCTTCTTCACCATTTGTAGGTTGTACCCACACCCAACAATCTTTTTTTGTTTCAGGCATTCTTTCATTTACATCTATCCATTTATTCACAAAATCATCCCTTCCTTATTA
It encodes the following:
- a CDS encoding DUF551 domain-containing protein yields the protein MNKWIDVNERMPETKKDCWVWVQPTNGEEGFCSKMYLSSSGRWHITMIKSLDDSDQYQVVAWQPYYEPEPYVAHK